A region of Desulfuromonas sp. TF DNA encodes the following proteins:
- the dnaG gene encoding DNA primase — translation MMGRIPEEKIQEIRERLDIVEVVSSYLPLKRSGANHQGLCPFHGEKTPSFNVNAPRQIFHCFGCGVGGNVFSFLMRMEGLSFPEAVRRLGERVGVEVEEETLSPVEEKRREEVERLVRINEVAADFYHRILLDEPEGAAARRYLRERGYDGEAARRFRLGYAPERWDALAKHLETKGFDPALVREKLGLVRPGRDGRSDYDLFRRRLLFPISDSRGQVVAFGGRVMDDSLPKYINSPESPVYHKGRTLYGLYQAKEGMRQTGEGIVVEGYFDQMALDRAGFGNAVATCGTALTAEHARVLKRYAKRLLLLFDQDSAGQKATFRAMEALLPEGFAVAVVALEAGEDPDSFLRKRGTEAFRTRMQGARPALEVFMEAALAACGDSVEGRARAVEEVMDRLILLPSDIERSLYRRLLSQRTGIEEDLLRRRSPPPADAPSRQDPVRPVSAPSSRPPARPKETGAGTRAQELLLHMLDGNPEIRRKVAGEGVESFFSDEDRRGIAERLVEDAEGESPMQRLLDDDRLSEEQKALVSGILIRDAQIYAEDPEAIFADCRQAVVRERLRKRSKELPGLIRQAEQSGDREALDAYYREQIEINRTLKK, via the coding sequence ATGATGGGGCGGATACCGGAAGAAAAGATCCAGGAAATCCGTGAGAGGCTCGATATCGTGGAAGTGGTTTCCTCCTACCTGCCGCTCAAGCGTTCTGGAGCCAACCACCAGGGACTGTGCCCCTTCCACGGGGAGAAAACCCCTTCCTTCAACGTTAACGCCCCCCGGCAGATCTTTCACTGCTTCGGCTGCGGGGTGGGAGGAAACGTATTTTCCTTCCTGATGCGCATGGAAGGGCTCTCCTTCCCCGAGGCCGTGAGGCGGCTCGGGGAGCGCGTGGGTGTCGAGGTCGAAGAGGAGACCCTGTCGCCGGTCGAGGAAAAGCGCCGCGAAGAGGTGGAGCGCCTGGTCCGGATCAACGAAGTGGCCGCCGATTTCTATCATCGGATCCTCCTCGATGAACCGGAAGGGGCGGCGGCCCGCCGCTACCTGCGCGAGCGTGGGTACGACGGCGAAGCGGCCCGCCGGTTTCGCCTGGGCTACGCCCCCGAGCGATGGGACGCCCTGGCGAAGCACCTGGAGACGAAGGGATTCGATCCCGCCCTGGTCCGGGAGAAACTAGGGCTCGTCCGCCCCGGGCGGGACGGGCGAAGCGACTACGATCTGTTCCGCCGCCGGCTGCTTTTCCCCATTTCGGATTCCCGGGGCCAGGTGGTGGCCTTTGGCGGACGGGTGATGGACGACTCGCTCCCCAAGTACATCAACTCTCCCGAGTCCCCCGTCTACCACAAGGGACGCACCCTTTACGGTCTCTATCAGGCGAAGGAAGGGATGCGGCAGACAGGGGAAGGGATCGTAGTCGAAGGATATTTCGACCAGATGGCCCTGGACCGGGCAGGATTCGGCAATGCCGTGGCCACCTGCGGAACGGCCCTGACGGCGGAGCATGCCCGTGTGCTCAAGCGCTATGCCAAGCGCCTGCTGCTCCTCTTCGACCAGGACAGCGCTGGACAGAAGGCGACCTTCCGGGCCATGGAGGCGCTCCTGCCCGAGGGATTCGCCGTGGCGGTTGTGGCCTTGGAGGCCGGCGAGGATCCAGACTCCTTTCTGCGCAAGCGGGGCACGGAGGCATTTCGAACGCGGATGCAGGGGGCGCGTCCGGCCCTGGAGGTGTTCATGGAAGCGGCTCTGGCGGCCTGCGGCGACAGCGTCGAGGGACGGGCACGGGCCGTGGAAGAGGTCATGGACCGGCTGATTCTGCTGCCCAGCGACATTGAACGCAGTCTCTACCGCCGTCTCCTGTCGCAGCGTACCGGAATTGAGGAGGACCTGCTCCGGCGCCGGTCCCCTCCCCCGGCTGATGCACCCTCGCGGCAGGACCCCGTTCGGCCCGTTTCCGCCCCTTCATCCCGCCCTCCGGCCCGGCCGAAAGAGACGGGGGCAGGAACAAGAGCCCAGGAACTGCTGCTGCACATGCTCGATGGGAATCCGGAGATCCGCCGGAAGGTGGCCGGTGAGGGAGTGGAGAGCTTTTTCTCCGATGAGGACCGGCGGGGGATCGCCGAGCGGCTGGTCGAGGATGCGGAGGGGGAAAGTCCCATGCAGCGGCTTCTGGACGACGACCGCCTGAGCGAAGAACAAAAAGCCCTGGTCTCGGGTATTCTTATAAGAGACGCTCAGATCTACGCCGAAGACCCGGAGGCGATCTTTGCCGACTGCCGCCAGGCGGTGGTCAGAGAACGTCTGAGAAAGCGCAGCAAGGAGCTTCCCGGACTTATCCGGCAGGCCGAACAGAGCGGCGACCGGGAAGCCTTGGACGCCTATTACCGGGAGCAGATAGAAATTAATCGTACGTTGAAAAAATAG
- a CDS encoding endonuclease MutS2, producing MNEETLRVLEFDKIRVLLSGFTATEPGREVARNLRPLDSREAVASSLAEIVEMTVLMAAQGRPPVGGCRDLRESLRQLRAEGSRLDPENLLEILLSLEAARDCRRYFGDPEYAPGLAGLAAGLDPLRGLAQSLRESIGARGEILDGASFELGDLRRGIRQLRNRIKKILEDMLSADHLATVFQDRIITERGGRYVVPVRADHRGQIKGFVHDESASGQTLYVEPAAVLERNNELHALLREEKREEERILLRLSDAVRHDAEALRTNQEILARLDFTAAAGRFSQRSDAAAPRLAEEPLIELRAARHPLLLFHPNGEPRQEGAVPIDLLLGEGNDTLVVSGPNTGGKTVALKTAGLLLLMVRSGLHIPCAPDSRVHLFGKIFADIGDEQSIEESLSTFSGHLTRIRRILEEADGDSLVLLDEAGTGTDPAEGGALALAILDSLRERGARAIVTTHLNLVKGYAHLREGVENAAVEFDARTLAPTYRLHYGIPGASNAFTIARLLGLPEGVLARASGYLGEGEREGLELTEELNRLAKELEQDRAEARRQRERAEQEREKRKRLLAELEEQKGAILEKAKRRGERVVREAETRVKALVERVRERASDIREQAELAGEMRAVREELTALRPEPRRMGAVPREVEAGEILRITALGAEGEVARVQQGGEVELVVHGKKLRLPLSALEQFTPRRFVGRGSGRATVRSRVDRESAGSKLLLVGQRVEAALLLLDRFLDDALLHGLHEVEVVHGAGEGVLRQAVREFLVAHRGVAAFHAADPGRGGDNVTIVEMKR from the coding sequence ATGAACGAAGAAACGCTTCGGGTTCTCGAATTCGATAAGATCCGGGTGCTGCTTTCCGGTTTTACGGCAACGGAGCCGGGACGGGAGGTGGCCCGAAACCTTCGGCCCCTCGATTCGCGGGAGGCGGTGGCCTCCTCGCTCGCCGAGATCGTCGAGATGACCGTCCTGATGGCTGCGCAGGGAAGACCGCCGGTTGGGGGATGCCGTGATCTGCGCGAGTCGCTTCGGCAACTGCGGGCCGAGGGGAGTCGGCTGGATCCGGAGAATCTTCTGGAAATTCTGCTGAGTCTGGAGGCGGCCCGGGACTGCCGGCGCTATTTTGGCGATCCGGAGTATGCGCCAGGGCTGGCCGGCCTGGCCGCGGGTCTCGATCCCTTGAGGGGGCTGGCACAGAGCCTGCGTGAGAGCATCGGGGCGCGGGGTGAGATTCTGGACGGTGCCTCTTTCGAACTGGGGGACCTGCGCCGCGGCATCCGTCAGTTGCGCAACCGGATCAAGAAGATCCTGGAGGATATGCTCTCCGCCGATCATCTTGCGACCGTCTTTCAGGACCGGATCATCACCGAGAGGGGCGGCCGCTACGTCGTGCCGGTGCGTGCCGACCACCGCGGCCAGATCAAGGGTTTCGTTCACGATGAATCGGCCAGTGGACAGACCCTCTATGTGGAGCCTGCAGCCGTCCTGGAGCGCAACAACGAGTTGCATGCCCTGTTGCGTGAAGAGAAACGGGAAGAGGAGCGCATCCTGCTGCGGCTCTCGGACGCCGTGCGACACGATGCCGAGGCTCTCCGGACCAACCAGGAGATTCTCGCCAGGCTCGATTTTACCGCCGCCGCCGGCCGGTTTTCCCAGCGAAGCGACGCCGCTGCGCCGCGGTTGGCAGAGGAGCCTCTGATAGAACTCAGAGCGGCCCGCCATCCGCTGCTTCTCTTTCACCCGAACGGAGAACCCCGCCAGGAGGGGGCGGTTCCCATCGATCTGCTGCTCGGTGAGGGGAACGACACACTGGTGGTGAGCGGCCCTAACACCGGAGGCAAAACCGTCGCCCTTAAGACGGCGGGGCTTCTTCTTCTGATGGTTCGCTCCGGGTTGCACATTCCCTGCGCCCCCGACAGCCGTGTCCATCTTTTTGGCAAGATATTCGCCGATATCGGCGACGAGCAGAGCATCGAGGAGAGCCTCTCGACCTTTTCCGGGCATCTGACCCGGATCAGGCGCATTCTCGAAGAGGCCGACGGCGACTCCCTGGTCCTTCTTGACGAGGCGGGTACCGGCACCGATCCTGCCGAGGGCGGCGCCCTGGCCCTGGCGATCCTCGACTCTCTGCGGGAGCGAGGGGCACGGGCCATTGTCACCACGCATCTCAATCTGGTCAAAGGCTATGCCCACCTTAGGGAAGGGGTGGAAAACGCCGCCGTGGAATTCGACGCCCGGACACTGGCGCCCACCTATCGGTTGCACTACGGCATTCCCGGGGCGAGCAACGCTTTCACCATCGCCCGCCTCCTGGGGCTCCCCGAGGGAGTCCTGGCCAGGGCCTCCGGGTACCTGGGGGAGGGGGAGCGGGAAGGGCTGGAACTGACCGAGGAACTCAATCGTCTGGCCAAGGAGCTGGAGCAGGATCGGGCCGAGGCGCGGAGGCAGCGGGAGCGGGCCGAGCAGGAGCGGGAGAAGCGCAAACGGCTCCTGGCCGAACTGGAGGAGCAAAAGGGTGCAATCCTGGAGAAGGCGAAGCGTCGTGGCGAAAGAGTTGTGCGCGAGGCCGAAACGAGGGTGAAAGCCCTTGTCGAGCGAGTCCGGGAACGAGCCTCCGATATCCGAGAACAGGCGGAGCTTGCCGGGGAGATGCGGGCGGTGCGGGAGGAGCTGACCGCCCTTCGTCCCGAGCCGCGCCGCATGGGTGCGGTTCCGAGGGAAGTCGAAGCGGGAGAAATCCTCCGCATCACCGCCCTCGGCGCCGAAGGGGAAGTCGCCCGGGTGCAACAGGGTGGTGAGGTCGAGCTCGTCGTCCACGGCAAGAAGCTGCGCCTCCCCCTGTCAGCCCTGGAGCAGTTTACACCCCGGCGATTTGTCGGCAGAGGGAGCGGTCGGGCCACGGTGCGGAGCCGGGTCGATCGGGAGAGTGCCGGGTCGAAGCTTTTGCTGGTGGGTCAACGAGTGGAGGCGGCCCTTCTTCTGCTCGACCGCTTTCTCGACGACGCCCTGCTGCACGGACTGCACGAGGTGGAGGTGGTTCACGGAGCCGGGGAGGGGGTTCTGCGCCAGGCGGTTCGGGAGTTTCTAGTCGCTCACCGGGGGGTGGCCGCTTTTCATGCCGCCGATCCTGGACGCGGAGGCGATAACGTGACCATCGTTGAGATGAAGAGATGA
- a CDS encoding CvpA family protein, with amino-acid sequence MNVIDITILSILVAFTVKGLFRGFLKELCSLLGLIAGAVLAFSFHAPLAEMLVQYFQMPSRIAIFVAFLLLFLATVVFFSLLGYALSRFLKLLFLGGLNRVAGGFFGLLQGVLLLTMTLFSLSLTPLPKTVQPAFKGSILSPPFVNLGETVLHGSRQVIAEWL; translated from the coding sequence ATGAATGTCATCGACATTACGATCCTGAGCATACTCGTCGCCTTTACGGTCAAGGGGCTGTTCCGGGGATTTCTCAAGGAACTCTGTTCCTTGCTGGGCCTTATTGCGGGGGCTGTTCTTGCCTTCAGTTTTCACGCACCCCTGGCGGAAATGTTGGTGCAGTATTTCCAGATGCCTTCCCGAATCGCCATCTTTGTCGCCTTTCTCCTCTTGTTTCTGGCGACGGTGGTCTTTTTTTCCTTGCTCGGTTATGCCCTCTCCCGTTTTCTCAAGCTTCTCTTCCTGGGAGGGCTGAACCGCGTGGCCGGTGGATTCTTCGGGCTGCTCCAAGGGGTATTGCTGCTGACGATGACGCTTTTTTCTCTTTCTCTGACGCCCCTCCCCAAGACGGTGCAGCCCGCTTTCAAGGGATCGATACTTTCGCCTCCTTTTGTCAACCTTGGCGAAACGGTATTGCATGGCAGCCGCCAGGTAATCGCCGAATGGCTCTAA
- a CDS encoding GatB/YqeY domain-containing protein, whose protein sequence is MSLSQQLNEAMKEAMRAKDSLRLNTIRQIRTSVKNKEIDERRELDDQEIIGVISMLVKQRKESAQLYREGARPELAEKEEQELAVLQEFLPAQLGEEEIRSIIEEAVTKTGAASVKDMGKVMKVVTGRTLGRADGRLVSELVKVRLSA, encoded by the coding sequence ATGAGCCTGTCACAGCAGTTGAACGAAGCAATGAAAGAGGCCATGAGGGCCAAGGATTCCCTGCGCCTGAATACCATCCGGCAGATCCGCACCAGCGTCAAGAACAAGGAAATAGACGAGCGGCGGGAACTGGATGATCAGGAGATCATAGGCGTTATCTCCATGCTAGTGAAGCAGCGCAAGGAGTCGGCCCAGCTTTACCGGGAGGGCGCCCGTCCGGAACTGGCGGAAAAAGAAGAGCAGGAATTGGCCGTCCTGCAGGAGTTTCTCCCCGCACAGCTCGGAGAGGAAGAGATCCGCAGCATCATCGAGGAAGCGGTAACCAAAACCGGCGCCGCCTCCGTGAAGGATATGGGAAAAGTCATGAAGGTCGTCACCGGCAGGACCCTTGGCCGCGCCGACGGCCGGCTGGTCAGTGAACTGGTCAAGGTCCGTCTCTCCGCCTGA
- the hisIE gene encoding bifunctional phosphoribosyl-AMP cyclohydrolase/phosphoribosyl-ATP diphosphatase HisIE, producing the protein MSLIDQLKFDENGLIPAITRDAENGEVLMMAFMNAEAVEKTVQTGTVHYYSRSRRNLWMKGESSGHVQTLREIRFDCDADCLLLTVEQQGAACHTGHRSCFYRTWEKGGVRTEEEKTVDAEAIYAQRDILDALYHVIQERRQNPSVKSYVASLFAKGLDKILGKIGEEATETAVAGKGGDREEVVAEVADLFFHTLILLGYYDLPPERVYAELRRRFGLSGIEEKESRGNPP; encoded by the coding sequence ATGTCCCTTATTGATCAGCTCAAATTCGACGAAAACGGCCTGATCCCCGCCATCACCCGCGACGCCGAGAACGGCGAGGTGCTGATGATGGCGTTCATGAACGCCGAGGCGGTGGAGAAGACCGTGCAGACCGGCACGGTCCACTACTATTCCCGCTCGCGCAGAAATCTGTGGATGAAGGGGGAGAGCTCGGGGCACGTGCAGACGTTGCGGGAGATCCGTTTCGACTGCGACGCCGACTGTCTTCTCCTCACCGTAGAGCAGCAGGGAGCGGCCTGTCATACCGGCCACCGCTCCTGCTTCTATCGCACCTGGGAGAAGGGCGGAGTCCGCACCGAAGAGGAGAAGACGGTGGACGCCGAAGCCATTTATGCTCAGAGGGATATCCTCGACGCCCTCTACCATGTGATCCAGGAGCGCCGCCAGAACCCTTCGGTCAAATCCTACGTCGCCTCTCTTTTTGCCAAGGGGCTCGACAAGATCCTTGGCAAGATCGGCGAGGAGGCCACGGAAACCGCGGTAGCAGGCAAGGGGGGTGATCGCGAGGAAGTCGTCGCCGAAGTGGCCGACCTCTTTTTCCACACCCTCATTCTTCTCGGTTATTACGATCTCCCTCCTGAACGGGTCTATGCCGAGCTTCGCCGCCGTTTCGGACTGTCGGGGATCGAGGAAAAAGAAAGCCGCGGCAATCCACCGTAG
- the hisF gene encoding imidazole glycerol phosphate synthase subunit HisF, with product MLTKRIIPCLDVKDGRVVKGVQFIGLRDAGDPVEAAEAYDAQGADELTFLDITASSDKRNIILDVVARTAERVFMPLTVGGGVREIADIRNLLNAGADKVSINTAAVHRPEFVREAAERFGSQCIVVAIDARRVLQDGGRWEVFTHGGRNPTGIDAVEWAARMESYGSGEILLTSMDKDGTKDGYDLDLTRAISDRVRIPVIASGGVGNLEHIREGLTEGGASAALAASIFHFREYTIAECKEYLRERGVPVRL from the coding sequence ATGCTGACCAAACGCATCATACCCTGTCTCGACGTCAAAGACGGCCGGGTGGTCAAGGGAGTTCAGTTCATCGGGTTGCGCGACGCCGGAGATCCGGTGGAGGCCGCCGAGGCCTACGACGCTCAGGGCGCCGACGAACTGACTTTCCTCGACATCACCGCCTCCAGCGACAAGCGCAACATCATTCTCGACGTGGTGGCCCGGACCGCCGAGAGGGTCTTCATGCCTCTCACCGTGGGCGGAGGGGTGCGGGAGATCGCCGATATCCGCAACCTGCTCAACGCCGGAGCCGACAAGGTGTCGATCAACACCGCCGCGGTGCACCGCCCTGAGTTCGTCCGCGAGGCCGCCGAGCGCTTCGGCTCCCAGTGCATCGTGGTGGCCATCGACGCCCGGAGGGTCTTGCAGGATGGCGGGCGTTGGGAGGTTTTTACCCATGGAGGCCGCAATCCCACAGGCATCGATGCTGTCGAGTGGGCCGCCCGCATGGAATCGTACGGCTCTGGAGAGATCCTGCTGACCTCCATGGACAAGGACGGCACCAAGGACGGCTATGATCTCGATCTGACCCGGGCGATCAGCGACCGAGTCCGTATACCGGTGATCGCCTCGGGGGGCGTGGGCAATCTCGAACATATCCGCGAGGGCCTCACCGAAGGCGGCGCCAGCGCCGCCCTGGCCGCCAGTATCTTCCACTTCCGCGAGTACACCATTGCCGAATGCAAGGAGTACCTGCGTGAAAGAGGGGTGCCCGTACGTCTGTAA
- the hisA gene encoding 1-(5-phosphoribosyl)-5-[(5-phosphoribosylamino)methylideneamino]imidazole-4-carboxamide isomerase has protein sequence MIVIPAIDLKEGRCVRLEQGLMEKDTVYSDDPAAQARIWQKKGGELLHIVDLDGAFAGVPRNKSAIEAIVGAIDIPTELGGGIRDLATVEAYLELGVGRVILGTVAKENPALVAEACRLFPGRIVVGIDAKDGLVAVRGWADLTEKNASEMAREMEGMGVAAIIYTDIARDGMMQGPNIEATRRLAESISIPVIASGGVSSLKDIENLLAIEKSGVVGVITGKAIYTGALDLREAVALTKKRRGNS, from the coding sequence ATGATTGTCATACCCGCGATCGACCTGAAGGAAGGGCGCTGCGTCCGGTTGGAGCAGGGCCTCATGGAGAAAGATACCGTCTATAGCGACGACCCCGCCGCCCAGGCCCGAATCTGGCAGAAGAAGGGGGGAGAACTGCTGCACATCGTCGATCTCGACGGCGCCTTCGCCGGAGTCCCCCGCAACAAATCCGCTATAGAGGCCATCGTCGGCGCCATCGATATCCCTACGGAACTCGGCGGCGGAATTCGCGACCTGGCAACAGTCGAGGCTTATCTGGAACTGGGCGTCGGGCGGGTGATCCTGGGGACGGTGGCCAAGGAGAACCCCGCCCTGGTGGCCGAGGCCTGCCGACTTTTCCCCGGACGGATCGTGGTCGGCATAGACGCCAAAGACGGACTAGTGGCGGTGCGGGGATGGGCCGACCTCACCGAGAAGAATGCCTCCGAAATGGCCCGGGAGATGGAAGGGATGGGCGTCGCCGCTATCATCTACACCGACATCGCCCGGGATGGTATGATGCAGGGGCCGAATATCGAAGCGACCCGCCGGCTGGCCGAATCGATTTCGATCCCGGTGATCGCCTCCGGCGGGGTGTCTTCTCTGAAGGATATCGAAAATCTTCTGGCTATCGAAAAGTCCGGTGTGGTCGGGGTGATCACCGGCAAGGCGATCTACACAGGGGCGCTCGATCTGCGCGAAGCGGTGGCTTTGACAAAAAAGCGTAGGGGCAATTCATGA
- the hisH gene encoding imidazole glycerol phosphate synthase subunit HisH — MRTVTIIDYGMGNLRSVQKGFEKVGSAALVTADPREVEQAERLVLPGVGAFRDCMDNLRQGGFIEPILRHVESGRPFLGICLGLQLLFTESEEFGRHQGLDIIPGKVVRFPADLRQGDEELKVPHMGWNQIEIRRPAPVFKGVEDGISVYFVHSYYVVPEDESAVATVTDYGIPFCSAVWRDNVMATQFHPEKSQQVGLQILKNFAKL, encoded by the coding sequence ATGAGAACCGTCACCATCATTGATTACGGCATGGGTAACCTGCGCAGCGTCCAGAAAGGCTTCGAGAAGGTTGGATCCGCCGCCCTGGTGACCGCCGATCCCCGAGAGGTGGAACAGGCCGAGAGGCTGGTTCTGCCGGGCGTCGGGGCGTTCCGGGACTGCATGGACAATCTCCGCCAGGGCGGATTCATAGAGCCGATCCTGCGCCATGTCGAATCCGGCCGCCCCTTTCTCGGCATCTGCCTGGGACTGCAGCTTCTCTTCACGGAAAGCGAGGAGTTCGGCCGGCACCAGGGGCTGGACATTATTCCCGGAAAGGTGGTGCGCTTTCCGGCCGACCTGCGCCAGGGAGACGAGGAACTCAAGGTGCCTCACATGGGGTGGAATCAGATCGAGATCCGCCGTCCGGCTCCTGTTTTCAAGGGAGTGGAGGACGGCATCTCGGTGTACTTCGTCCATTCCTACTACGTCGTGCCCGAGGACGAGTCCGCGGTGGCGACCGTCACCGACTACGGTATCCCTTTCTGCTCCGCCGTCTGGCGCGACAACGTCATGGCCACCCAGTTCCATCCAGAGAAGAGCCAGCAGGTGGGTCTGCAGATCCTGAAGAATTTTGCAAAATTATGA
- the hisB gene encoding imidazoleglycerol-phosphate dehydratase HisB codes for MSRSATIDRKTKETDIHLTLVLDGAGESRIATPVPFLDHMLTHVSKHGFFDLSVKAGGDVEIDAHHTVEDLGICLGEAFKKALGDKAGIRRFGRGTMPMHEALASVIIDFSGRPFLVFNVDMPKAKVGEFDTELVEEFFVAFCNHAGANVHVNLAYGDNLHHIIEAIFKSFGRALDEATAFDPRVEGVLSTKGKLE; via the coding sequence GTGTCCCGAAGCGCCACCATCGACCGCAAGACCAAAGAGACCGATATCCATCTGACCCTGGTGCTGGACGGGGCCGGAGAGAGCAGGATCGCCACGCCGGTTCCCTTTCTCGACCACATGCTCACGCACGTCTCCAAGCACGGTTTTTTTGATCTTTCCGTCAAAGCTGGCGGGGACGTGGAGATCGATGCCCATCATACCGTGGAGGACCTGGGGATTTGTCTGGGCGAGGCCTTCAAGAAGGCGCTGGGGGACAAGGCGGGGATCCGCCGCTTCGGCCGGGGGACCATGCCGATGCACGAGGCACTGGCGTCGGTGATCATCGATTTCTCCGGACGCCCCTTTCTCGTGTTCAATGTCGACATGCCCAAGGCCAAGGTCGGCGAGTTCGACACAGAGCTGGTGGAGGAATTCTTTGTCGCCTTCTGCAACCATGCCGGTGCCAACGTCCATGTGAACCTCGCCTATGGCGACAACCTGCACCACATCATCGAGGCGATCTTCAAATCCTTCGGCCGGGCTCTCGACGAGGCAACCGCCTTCGATCCCCGGGTCGAGGGAGTGCTGTCCACCAAGGGAAAGCTGGAATAA
- the hisD gene encoding histidinol dehydrogenase translates to MIQLLHFTDPGFEAAFREIIERRESVPQGVEKTVEEIIAAVRSRGDRALFEYTARFDRLELTAENLAVSEEEIDRALAAVSQESLDALKLAAGRIASYHRKQKTETWLSIEEEDVLLGQMVRPLDRVGIYVPGGKAAYPSSVLMNAIPAKVAGVEEVIMVVPMPGGEINPHVLAAAHLAGVDRIFKVGGAQAVAALAYGTESIPRVDKITGPGNIYVATAKRMVFGQVDIDMIAGPSEILIINDGSGNPAHIAADLLSQAEHDELASSILITTDAKFAEEVRAEVEEQLVRLPRQAISRSSIDRYGAVIVAESLDDGIAFSNRIAPEHLELAVDNPFEILPRIRHAGAIFMGHNTPEAAGDYLAGPNHTLPTGGTARFFSPLGVDDFIKKSSIVSFSRQGLHRLGESIVHIAELEGLSAHARSVSIRLED, encoded by the coding sequence ATGATTCAGCTTTTGCATTTTACCGACCCCGGCTTCGAAGCCGCCTTCAGGGAGATCATCGAGCGGCGGGAGAGCGTGCCGCAGGGGGTGGAGAAGACGGTGGAGGAGATCATCGCCGCGGTGCGCAGCCGGGGCGACCGGGCCCTGTTCGAATACACGGCCCGTTTTGACAGGCTGGAGCTGACGGCCGAAAACCTGGCGGTGAGCGAGGAGGAGATCGACCGGGCTCTCGCCGCCGTCAGCCAGGAATCTCTCGACGCCCTGAAGCTGGCGGCCGGACGGATCGCCTCCTATCACCGGAAGCAGAAAACCGAAACCTGGCTCTCCATCGAGGAGGAGGATGTTCTGCTCGGGCAGATGGTGCGCCCCCTGGACCGGGTGGGCATCTATGTCCCAGGCGGCAAGGCCGCCTATCCCTCCTCGGTCCTGATGAATGCCATCCCCGCGAAGGTGGCGGGGGTCGAAGAAGTGATTATGGTCGTGCCCATGCCCGGCGGCGAGATCAATCCCCACGTGCTGGCAGCGGCCCATCTGGCCGGGGTGGACAGGATCTTCAAGGTAGGCGGCGCCCAGGCCGTGGCTGCCCTGGCCTACGGCACCGAGAGCATTCCCCGGGTCGACAAGATCACCGGGCCGGGAAACATCTATGTCGCCACCGCCAAGAGGATGGTCTTCGGCCAGGTCGACATCGACATGATCGCCGGGCCCAGCGAAATCCTGATCATCAACGACGGCAGCGGCAATCCCGCTCACATCGCAGCCGACCTCCTCTCCCAGGCCGAGCACGACGAACTGGCCTCGTCGATCCTGATCACCACCGATGCGAAATTCGCCGAGGAGGTGCGCGCGGAGGTGGAGGAGCAGCTCGTCCGGCTACCTCGCCAGGCGATTTCCCGCAGCTCCATCGACCGGTACGGCGCAGTCATCGTAGCGGAATCCCTTGACGACGGTATCGCCTTTTCCAACCGGATTGCTCCTGAGCATCTGGAGCTGGCGGTGGACAATCCTTTCGAGATTCTGCCGCGCATCCGTCATGCCGGCGCCATCTTCATGGGTCACAACACCCCCGAGGCGGCGGGCGACTACCTGGCCGGGCCCAATCATACCCTCCCCACGGGAGGAACCGCCCGGTTTTTCTCCCCCCTGGGGGTGGATGACTTCATCAAGAAATCGAGCATCGTCTCCTTCTCTCGGCAGGGGCTTCATAGGCTGGGAGAATCCATCGTCCATATCGCCGAGTTGGAGGGGCTTTCCGCCCATGCCCGCTCCGTATCCATCCGTCTGGAAGACTGA
- the hisG gene encoding ATP phosphoribosyltransferase: MSDYITFALPKGRIMQDSMELFAKIGITCPEMEKGSRKLVFENRESKFRFMAVRATDVPTYVEYGCADLGVVGKDTLLEQGKDLYEPIDLKFGYCRMVVAEPKALRQEDDPANWSNIRVATKYPNVTERFFAAKGIQVELIKLYGSIELAPLVGLSERIVDLVSTGATLRENGMVEVETIAEITSRLIVNRASLKTKHQRITEIIEGLEQVVGEMPTVSL; encoded by the coding sequence ATGAGCGATTACATCACCTTCGCCCTGCCCAAGGGGCGCATCATGCAGGACTCCATGGAGCTGTTTGCCAAGATCGGCATCACCTGCCCCGAGATGGAGAAAGGAAGCCGCAAGCTGGTTTTCGAGAACCGCGAGAGCAAATTCCGGTTCATGGCGGTGCGGGCGACCGATGTGCCCACCTATGTCGAATACGGATGCGCCGACCTGGGGGTGGTGGGGAAGGACACCCTTCTGGAGCAGGGGAAGGACCTCTATGAGCCGATCGATCTCAAGTTCGGATACTGCCGCATGGTGGTGGCCGAGCCGAAGGCGCTACGCCAGGAAGACGATCCCGCCAACTGGTCCAATATCCGGGTAGCCACCAAGTACCCCAACGTGACCGAGCGCTTCTTTGCCGCCAAGGGGATCCAGGTGGAGCTGATCAAGCTGTACGGCTCCATCGAGCTGGCTCCTTTGGTGGGACTATCCGAGCGCATCGTCGATCTGGTTTCCACCGGCGCTACCCTGCGGGAAAACGGCATGGTGGAGGTGGAAACGATCGCCGAGATTACCAGCCGGCTGATCGTCAACCGCGCCAGCCTCAAGACCAAGCACCAGCGCATCACCGAAATCATTGAGGGACTCGAGCAGGTTGTAGGAGAGATGCCGACAGTTTCTCTGTGA